The genomic region GCGTTGGCGATGAGGAGGATGAAGCCGTAGTAGGTGACGAACAGCGCCGCGAGCAGCGCCGTGCTCACGGTCCAGCGCTTCGCGACGAGCCGCTTGAACTCGTGCGAGTTGATGACCTCGTGCGCCGATTTCTCGGGGCCGGTGGAAGCCTGCTTCAGTTGGTGCGTCGCATTCGCCATCGATGACCTCTCATCAGGCTCGTATCGACCCGCGTCGGGTTCGGTCGAGCAGCGTGGGGGGTACGTCGCTCACTCCGCACTTCACGACATTCGTTCCGGCCGGTGCGCAGGGTGGGTGCCAGCGGAATTTCCTGCGCGCCTCCTCCAGACCTCCTCCGGACCAGAGAACTGTACCAGACGCCGCAATGGCTCAGACGGGGCGGATCAATGCCCAATCGAGTCAACGCGCTGGTGTTTCAGGCGAAAATCGCAAATTTACTTTGACGCAGCCGTTGCGCACCCATTTGAGCTTGATCTGATGCAGCAGTAATCGTCCGTTTGCGCGAAGTTGAGATCGATGCGGCTGGCCCTCCTCGCCGACGTCCACGCCAACCTCGAGGCCCTCCGCGCCTGCCTCGCGCACGCGCGCGCGGAGGGCGCGGAAGCCCACGCGTTCGCGGGCGATCTCGTCGGCTACGGGGCGGATCCGGTGGCGGTGCTGGAGATCGTCGCCGAGCACGCCGCGCGCGGCGCGATGGTGGTGCGGGGCAACCACGACCAGGCGGCGATCGACGGTCTCACCGGCAGCATGGACCCGGCCGCGGCGGAGGCCATCGCCTGGACCCGCGCCCGGCTCGGCCCGGCCGAGCGCGCCTTCCTCGAGGGGCTGCCCCTGGTGGCGCGCCAGGGCGAGCTCGCCCTGGTCCACGCGAGCGCCGACCGGCCGGCGGACTGGACCTACGTGACCGACCCCTGGCGCGCGGCGCAGAGCCTGGCGGCGGCGGGCGCGACCTGGGTCTACTGCGGCCACGTGCACCAGCCGGCCCTCTACTACGCCGGCGCCGGCGGCCGGGTGCTCCCCTTCACGCCGGTGCCGGAGGTGGCCATCCCGGTGCCGGGGCACCGGCGCTGGCTCGCGGTGATCGGCTCGGCGGGCCAGCCGCGCGACGGCATCGCGGCCGCCTGCTACGCCCTCGCCGACCTCGCGCGCGGCACGCTCACCTTTCACCGGGTGCCGTACGACGTCGCCGGCGCGGCGGCGCGGATCCGGGCGGCGGGGCTGCCGGAGCGGCTCGCCGCGCGGCTGGAGCGCGGGCGGTGACGAGCGAGCTCCTCGCGCCCGGGACCGAGCTCGGCGGCTTCGTCGTCGGGGAGCCGCTCCACGCGGGCGGGATGGGGGTGGTCTACGCCGCGCGGCGGCCTGGGTCGGAGGCGCCGCTCGTCATGAAGGTGCCGCGCCTCGGCTTCGGCGAGCCGGGCGAGACGGTGGTCACCTTCGAGGTGGAGCAGACCGTGCACGCGGCGCTGCGCGGCCCGCACGTGCCGCGGTTCGTGGCGGCCGGCGGGCTCGAGGAGGGCCGGCCGTGGCTGGTGATGGAGCGGGTCGAGGGCCGCCCGCTGCGCGACGAGCTGGAGCGGGCGCCGCTCCCGCCCGAGGAGGTGGCGCGGCTCGGCGCGGCGGTGGCCCGCGCGCTGCACGACGTCCACGCGCAGGAGGCGATCCACCTCGACCTCAAGCCCTCGAACGTGATCCTGCGGCCGGACGGCGAGGCGGTGCTGCTCGACTTCGGCCTCGCGCACCACGCCCACTTCCCCGATCTCCTCGCCGAGGAGGTGCGCCACCCGGTCGGCTCGGCCCCCTACATCGCGCCGGAGCAGGTGCTCGGCCAGCGGGGGGACCTGCGGAGCGACCTCTTCGCGCTCGGCGCGGTGCTGTACGAGCTCGCCACCGGCCGGCTCCCGTTCGGCGCGCCCACCTCGCCCGCCGGGCTGCGCAAGCGGCTCTTCCGCGACCCCCTCCCGCCGCGCGCCGTCGCGCCCGGGATCCCGGAGTGGCTGCAGGAGGTGGTGCTCCGCTGCCTCGAGCCCGACCCGGAGCGGCGCCACCCCTCGGCGGCGCAGCTGGCCCTGGACCTCGCCCACCCCGGCGAGATCGTGGTCACCGAGCGGGGCCGGCGGCTGCGGCGGCGCGCCGGGCTCCGCGAGCTCCTGCGCTGGCTGCAGACGCTCGGGTTCGAGCCGCCCCCGCCGTCGCACCCCTCGGTCCACCTGGCGCGGGCGCCCATCGTGCTCGCGGCGATCGCCACCGAGCACCGGAACCGGGCGGAGCTCGAGGCGGTCCGCGAGGCGGCGCGCCGGCTGCTCGCGGCCGACCCGGGCAACCGGCTCGCCTGCGTGACGGTGATCCCGCCCGCG from Anaeromyxobacter paludicola harbors:
- a CDS encoding bifunctional serine/threonine-protein kinase/universal stress protein encodes the protein MTSELLAPGTELGGFVVGEPLHAGGMGVVYAARRPGSEAPLVMKVPRLGFGEPGETVVTFEVEQTVHAALRGPHVPRFVAAGGLEEGRPWLVMERVEGRPLRDELERAPLPPEEVARLGAAVARALHDVHAQEAIHLDLKPSNVILRPDGEAVLLDFGLAHHAHFPDLLAEEVRHPVGSAPYIAPEQVLGQRGDLRSDLFALGAVLYELATGRLPFGAPTSPAGLRKRLFRDPLPPRAVAPGIPEWLQEVVLRCLEPDPERRHPSAAQLALDLAHPGEIVVTERGRRLRRRAGLRELLRWLQTLGFEPPPPSHPSVHLARAPIVLAAIATEHRNRAELEAVREAARRLLAADPGNRLACVTVIPPAPELGGSDAADTATRRRLRHLAILRHWAEPLGLEPGRVSFHAIEGSDPAAALLAYARANRVDHLVIGGPPPDWPLKRILGTVATRVAVEAPCSVTVVRAR
- a CDS encoding metallophosphoesterase family protein; translation: MRLALLADVHANLEALRACLAHARAEGAEAHAFAGDLVGYGADPVAVLEIVAEHAARGAMVVRGNHDQAAIDGLTGSMDPAAAEAIAWTRARLGPAERAFLEGLPLVARQGELALVHASADRPADWTYVTDPWRAAQSLAAAGATWVYCGHVHQPALYYAGAGGRVLPFTPVPEVAIPVPGHRRWLAVIGSAGQPRDGIAAACYALADLARGTLTFHRVPYDVAGAAARIRAAGLPERLAARLERGR
- a CDS encoding DUF485 domain-containing protein: MANATHQLKQASTGPEKSAHEVINSHEFKRLVAKRWTVSTALLAALFVTYYGFILLIANAKPAMSQKIGEVTTLAIPVGIAVIVIAFVLTAIYVAWANASYDPEVERLKGQLKK